From Haloglomus litoreum, the proteins below share one genomic window:
- the thiD gene encoding bifunctional hydroxymethylpyrimidine kinase/phosphomethylpyrimidine kinase: protein MSTRRPAPTERPVVLTVAGSDSGGGAGIQADLKTIEACGGFGTSAVTAVTAQNTTGVHGTHVLPVEEVEAQLDAVLSDFDVAAVKTGMLATAEIVETVTTYASDLDCPLVVDPVMVAASGDRLLDSEAEDAYEALVGEATLVTPNADEAAVLTDVDVEDEAGARLAGQRLLTWGAEGALVKGGHIPGEEVLDTLVTADYIETARHPRVDTEATHGSGCTLSAAAATHLAHDEPLREAVGESIDLLERAVRYHHDIGRGPGAVHHLVDVRNEAARHPTAERVQDVVDWFVDRDVRPLVPEVGMNVVGATPYAETTDEVAAVEGRITRTLSGIHPNRGVRFGASSHVARFLLATREYAPDLRWAVNCRFTDEVEAALETLDGPVAEYDRGAQPEDVAEVEESTMQWGARQVFGSLDADEERPVVVLDRGAHGKEPIAKFVGHDARAVAERVVSVVETLESESEG, encoded by the coding sequence ATGAGCACGCGACGCCCCGCACCCACGGAGCGGCCGGTGGTCCTCACGGTCGCCGGCTCGGATTCCGGCGGCGGCGCCGGCATCCAGGCCGACCTGAAGACCATCGAGGCCTGCGGCGGCTTCGGCACCTCCGCCGTCACGGCCGTCACCGCGCAGAACACGACCGGCGTCCACGGCACCCACGTCCTCCCCGTCGAGGAGGTCGAGGCGCAACTGGACGCCGTCCTCTCGGACTTCGACGTGGCCGCGGTCAAGACGGGGATGCTCGCGACCGCCGAGATCGTCGAGACGGTGACGACCTACGCGAGCGACCTGGACTGCCCGCTCGTCGTCGACCCGGTGATGGTGGCGGCATCGGGCGACCGGCTGCTCGACTCCGAGGCCGAGGACGCGTACGAGGCCCTCGTCGGGGAGGCGACGCTGGTCACGCCGAACGCCGACGAGGCGGCGGTCCTGACGGACGTGGACGTCGAGGACGAGGCGGGCGCGCGCCTCGCCGGCCAGCGCCTCCTCACCTGGGGCGCCGAGGGCGCGCTCGTCAAGGGCGGCCACATCCCCGGCGAGGAGGTGCTGGACACGCTCGTCACCGCCGACTACATCGAGACCGCACGACACCCCCGCGTCGACACCGAGGCGACCCACGGCTCGGGCTGTACGCTGTCCGCTGCGGCCGCGACCCACCTGGCGCACGACGAACCGCTCCGGGAGGCCGTCGGTGAGAGCATCGACCTCCTCGAACGGGCCGTGCGCTACCACCACGACATCGGTCGGGGCCCCGGCGCGGTCCACCACCTCGTCGACGTGCGCAACGAGGCCGCCCGGCACCCGACGGCCGAGCGCGTGCAGGACGTGGTGGACTGGTTCGTCGACCGGGACGTGCGCCCGCTCGTCCCCGAGGTGGGGATGAACGTCGTCGGCGCCACGCCGTACGCCGAGACGACCGACGAGGTCGCCGCGGTCGAGGGGCGCATCACCCGTACCCTGTCGGGCATCCACCCGAACCGGGGCGTGCGCTTCGGCGCGTCCAGCCACGTGGCCCGCTTCCTGCTCGCCACGCGCGAGTACGCACCCGACCTGCGCTGGGCGGTCAACTGCCGGTTCACGGACGAGGTGGAGGCCGCCCTGGAGACGCTGGACGGGCCCGTCGCCGAGTACGACCGCGGCGCCCAGCCCGAGGACGTGGCCGAGGTGGAGGAGTCGACCATGCAGTGGGGCGCCCGGCAGGTGTTCGGCTCGCTCGACGCCGACGAGGAACGCCCCGTCGTGGTGCTGGACCGCGGCGCCCACGGGAAGGAACCCATCGCGAAGTTCGTCGGGCACGACGCGCGAGCCGTGGCCGAGCGGGTGGTGAGCGTCGTCGAGACGCTGGAATCCGAGAGCGAGGGGTAG
- a CDS encoding MFS transporter produces MSDDADPGGDRGDEPVPGLSRRRAVGTLFLIVFIDLLGFGILIPVIPLYAKFFGANEFVGSLLIATYSLFQFVGAPILGRLSDERGRRPILLLSLFGSVLAWTLFGLAGELGQTLGLVNGLAVLFLARALAGAMGGNIATANAYIADITPPEDRAQGLGLLGAAFGLGFVFGPAISGVVSSPFALAALRDVLPAFVPVSEFTMPSFTAAALSAANLGLAFAVLPEPRRREPSERVSAGDRLRRLYEAARSPGLGALVLSFFVASFAFSAFESQFIFLTNDQLGYGTAENAVLLTYIGVLIAVIQGGLIGPLTDRFGEYRLALAGAGIQAVALALVPFSLSWPVPAVGPVEGGAVALALVSTPLAFGNALTNVSLNALVSLNAAAEEQGGAFGLTQSAGSLARTVGPALAGLLYVVVAFWSPFVVAGVLFLPVLLLLGRVSREAVRPAE; encoded by the coding sequence GTGTCCGACGATGCCGACCCGGGCGGGGACCGGGGTGACGAGCCGGTCCCGGGACTGAGCCGCCGCCGGGCGGTCGGGACGCTCTTCCTGATCGTCTTCATCGACCTGCTTGGGTTCGGTATCCTCATCCCGGTCATCCCGCTGTACGCGAAGTTCTTCGGGGCCAACGAGTTCGTCGGGAGCCTCCTCATCGCCACCTACTCGCTGTTCCAGTTCGTCGGCGCGCCGATACTGGGACGGCTCTCCGACGAGCGCGGCCGCCGACCCATCCTCCTGCTGTCGCTGTTCGGGAGCGTCCTCGCGTGGACCCTGTTCGGCCTCGCGGGTGAACTCGGGCAGACGCTCGGCCTCGTGAACGGCCTCGCGGTCCTGTTCCTGGCGCGCGCCCTGGCCGGCGCGATGGGCGGGAACATCGCCACCGCGAACGCCTACATCGCCGACATCACGCCGCCAGAGGACCGGGCGCAGGGGCTCGGCCTCCTCGGTGCCGCCTTCGGCCTCGGCTTCGTCTTCGGCCCGGCCATCTCGGGCGTGGTGTCGAGTCCGTTCGCGCTGGCCGCGCTCCGCGACGTGCTGCCCGCGTTCGTCCCCGTCTCCGAGTTCACGATGCCCTCCTTCACGGCCGCCGCGCTCTCCGCGGCGAACCTCGGCCTCGCGTTCGCCGTCCTCCCGGAGCCGCGTCGCCGCGAGCCCAGCGAGCGCGTCTCCGCCGGGGATCGGCTCCGCCGGCTCTACGAGGCCGCCCGGTCGCCCGGCCTCGGCGCGCTGGTGCTGTCGTTCTTCGTCGCGTCGTTCGCCTTCTCCGCCTTCGAGAGCCAGTTCATCTTCCTCACCAACGACCAGCTCGGCTACGGCACCGCCGAGAACGCCGTCCTCCTCACCTACATCGGCGTCCTCATCGCGGTCATCCAGGGCGGGCTCATCGGCCCGCTCACCGACCGGTTCGGGGAGTACCGGCTCGCGCTCGCCGGCGCGGGCATCCAGGCCGTCGCGCTGGCGCTCGTTCCGTTCTCGCTGTCGTGGCCCGTTCCCGCCGTCGGGCCGGTCGAGGGTGGGGCCGTCGCGCTGGCGCTCGTCTCGACGCCGCTCGCGTTCGGCAACGCCCTGACGAACGTCTCGCTCAACGCGCTCGTCTCGCTCAACGCCGCCGCCGAGGAGCAGGGCGGCGCCTTCGGCCTCACCCAGTCCGCGGGCAGCCTCGCCCGGACCGTCGGCCCCGCGCTCGCCGGCCTCCTCTACGTGGTCGTCGCCTTCTGGTCGCCGTTCGTCGTCGCCGGGGTGCTGTTCCTCCCCGTGCTCCTGCTGCTCGGGCGGGTGAGCCGGGAGGCCGTCCGGCCGGCGGAGTAG
- a CDS encoding ABC transporter ATP-binding protein — translation MTGDEGEPAVRTEGLAKHYGEVTALDDLSLTVPRGELFGFLGPNGAGKSTTINILTGQLVPDAGTAEVAGIDPVAEPVRAREAVGILPENGRPPSFLTVREYFEFVAATRDLDEETVQPRVDAWADRLEFEHKLDTLCTDLSQGERQKVLITQAFLHEPEVVFIDEPLTNLDPIMQERVKRFFREYRADGNTLFLSTHFIGTAEEVCTQVGIINRGRLLAEIDPRELDESESLLDRFFAAVDADSKAGTEVGAGLATDAADPAASAPGEGPAEAETDGGEAPEDR, via the coding sequence ATGACCGGTGACGAGGGCGAGCCCGCGGTACGGACCGAGGGGCTCGCCAAGCACTACGGGGAGGTGACTGCGCTGGACGACCTGTCGCTCACGGTCCCGCGGGGGGAGCTGTTCGGGTTCCTCGGGCCGAACGGGGCGGGGAAGTCGACGACCATCAACATCCTGACCGGGCAGCTCGTCCCCGACGCGGGGACCGCCGAGGTGGCGGGCATCGACCCCGTCGCCGAGCCCGTCCGGGCCCGCGAGGCGGTCGGCATCCTGCCGGAGAACGGCCGACCGCCTTCCTTCCTGACGGTGCGTGAGTACTTCGAGTTCGTCGCGGCGACCCGCGACCTCGACGAGGAGACGGTCCAGCCCCGGGTCGACGCCTGGGCCGACCGGCTGGAGTTCGAGCACAAGCTGGACACGCTGTGTACGGACCTCTCGCAGGGGGAACGCCAGAAGGTGCTCATCACGCAGGCGTTCCTCCATGAGCCCGAGGTCGTGTTCATCGACGAGCCACTGACGAACCTCGACCCCATCATGCAGGAGCGGGTGAAGCGGTTCTTCCGGGAGTACCGCGCCGACGGCAACACGCTGTTCCTCTCGACGCACTTCATCGGGACCGCCGAGGAGGTCTGCACGCAGGTCGGCATCATCAACCGCGGGCGGCTGCTCGCGGAGATCGACCCGCGCGAACTCGACGAGAGCGAGAGCCTCCTCGATCGGTTCTTCGCGGCGGTCGACGCCGACTCGAAGGCCGGTACGGAGGTCGGTGCGGGGCTGGCGACCGACGCCGCCGACCCCGCGGCGAGCGCGCCGGGCGAGGGGCCCGCGGAAGCGGAGACCGACGGCGGCGAGGCGCCGGAGGACCGGTAG
- a CDS encoding alpha/beta fold hydrolase — protein MSRTEAGGPTNRLADDPHEVELPQGTLRYHDLGTGDPVLFVHGAFVNGDLWRNVAGPLAETGAARCLVPTLPLGGHDVPMHPDADLTPTGVAALLAEFLDAVGVERVTLVGCDTGGALCQVFLAEYPGRVERLVLTNCDAFDNFPPREALPFVWGARVPGVTGLFARSLRLAAVRRLAFRLLAKHPVDAETLAGYVGTLSTDPAVQRDLRKALLGVSPRYTNRAAEAFPSFDRPVLLAWAPEDPIFPVADAERLAELFPNARLERIPDSYALVPEDQPGRLVELLTDFLGARRTAQRAHEQDTG, from the coding sequence ATGTCCCGGACCGAAGCCGGTGGCCCGACGAACCGACTGGCGGACGACCCTCACGAGGTCGAACTCCCGCAGGGAACACTCCGTTACCACGATCTGGGGACTGGCGACCCGGTGCTGTTCGTCCACGGCGCGTTCGTGAACGGCGACCTCTGGCGGAACGTCGCCGGGCCACTGGCCGAGACGGGGGCGGCCCGCTGTCTCGTCCCGACGCTCCCGCTCGGCGGCCACGATGTCCCGATGCATCCCGATGCGGACCTCACGCCGACCGGGGTGGCCGCCCTGCTCGCGGAGTTCCTCGACGCCGTCGGGGTCGAGCGGGTGACGCTGGTGGGCTGTGATACGGGCGGTGCACTCTGTCAGGTGTTCCTGGCCGAGTACCCCGGGCGCGTCGAGCGGCTGGTGCTCACGAACTGCGACGCGTTCGACAACTTCCCGCCACGCGAGGCGCTCCCGTTCGTCTGGGGGGCACGGGTACCCGGCGTCACGGGGCTGTTCGCCCGGTCGCTCCGGCTGGCCGCCGTGCGGCGGCTCGCGTTCCGGTTGCTGGCGAAACACCCCGTCGACGCGGAGACCCTCGCGGGATACGTCGGCACGCTCTCGACGGACCCCGCCGTACAGCGCGATCTCCGGAAGGCCCTGCTCGGCGTCTCGCCGCGATACACGAACAGGGCCGCCGAGGCGTTCCCATCGTTCGACCGACCGGTCCTGCTGGCGTGGGCTCCCGAAGACCCCATCTTCCCCGTCGCGGACGCCGAGCGGCTGGCCGAGCTGTTCCCGAACGCACGACTCGAACGGATACCGGACTCCTACGCGCTCGTTCCCGAGGATCAGCCCGGCCGGCTCGTCGAACTGCTCACCGACTTCCTCGGGGCACGGCGCACGGCGCAACGGGCGCACGAGCAGGATACGGGATAG
- a CDS encoding helix-turn-helix transcriptional regulator — translation MDGDDLAELLRLRHGVLRAVVEAPRPRHELVDALPDSKSTVYKGLSQLEAAGLVERSEDGFVPTLFGTVALARYDALADTAALADLLADVPAGAVDPAALVGAEIVRPDETDVERHLDALWELLGDAEHARGVSPVVSPGYVERFRALLDSGLTAELVLPTTVVRSLRDEHPDALAAVAERTTLHESTESLPFGVVVTEGEHPRMAIELRDGPLVTGLLTNDTPDALRWAEATVDRFRAEATAVAVDRS, via the coding sequence ATGGACGGAGACGATCTCGCAGAACTGCTCCGGCTCCGCCACGGGGTCCTCCGGGCGGTCGTCGAAGCCCCGCGCCCGAGACACGAACTCGTCGACGCCCTGCCGGATTCGAAGTCGACCGTCTACAAGGGACTCTCGCAGCTGGAGGCGGCCGGCCTCGTCGAACGCTCCGAGGACGGCTTCGTCCCCACCCTGTTCGGAACGGTGGCGCTCGCGCGGTACGATGCGCTCGCCGACACCGCCGCGCTCGCCGACCTGCTCGCCGATGTCCCCGCCGGGGCGGTCGACCCGGCGGCGCTGGTCGGCGCAGAGATCGTCCGTCCCGACGAGACCGACGTCGAGCGTCACCTCGATGCGCTCTGGGAACTCCTCGGCGACGCCGAACACGCTCGCGGCGTCTCCCCGGTCGTGTCGCCGGGGTACGTCGAGCGCTTCCGGGCACTGCTGGACAGTGGGCTCACGGCCGAACTGGTCCTCCCCACCACCGTCGTACGCTCGCTCCGGGACGAGCACCCGGACGCGCTGGCCGCCGTCGCCGAACGGACCACCCTCCACGAGTCGACCGAGTCGCTCCCGTTCGGCGTGGTCGTGACCGAGGGCGAGCACCCGCGGATGGCCATCGAGCTGCGTGATGGGCCACTCGTCACGGGCCTCCTCACGAACGACACGCCCGACGCCCTCCGGTGGGCCGAGGCGACCGTCGACCGGTTCCGTGCAGAGGCGACCGCGGTCGCTGTCGATAGGTCGTGA
- the lysX gene encoding lysine biosynthesis protein LysX, which yields MHVGFCYSRIREDEKLLLNELESRGHAVTRIDVRNPAFGLDDTEPPGVLDGVDLALNRCQESSRVRYVSRFCEEYGVPVVNDAETTAVCADKVRGSLALRAADVPTPRTEVAFDRETALDIADRFGYPCVLKPVTGSWGRLVARLDTRAAAEGMFEHKEVLGSYEHKVFYVQEFVAKPGRDIRVVAADGEPVAAMYRSSAHWITNAAKGGEVSACTVDDEMRDLVARASEAVGGGLLGVDLMETPDADEPYTVHEVNGTCEFKALNTVAERDVPGAAVDWLETRAGA from the coding sequence ATGCACGTCGGGTTCTGCTACTCGCGCATCCGCGAGGACGAGAAGCTCCTGCTGAACGAACTGGAGTCCCGCGGCCACGCGGTGACCCGCATCGACGTCCGCAACCCGGCGTTCGGGCTCGACGACACCGAGCCGCCGGGCGTCCTCGACGGGGTGGACCTCGCGCTCAACCGGTGTCAGGAGTCCTCGCGGGTACGGTACGTCAGCCGCTTCTGCGAGGAGTACGGCGTCCCCGTGGTCAACGACGCCGAGACCACGGCCGTCTGCGCGGACAAGGTGCGGGGCAGCCTCGCGCTCCGGGCGGCGGACGTGCCCACGCCCCGGACGGAGGTCGCGTTCGACCGCGAGACGGCGCTCGACATCGCGGACCGCTTCGGCTACCCCTGTGTCCTCAAGCCGGTCACGGGCTCGTGGGGCCGGCTCGTCGCCCGCCTCGACACCCGTGCGGCCGCGGAGGGGATGTTCGAGCACAAGGAGGTCCTCGGGAGTTACGAGCACAAGGTGTTCTACGTCCAGGAGTTCGTCGCGAAACCCGGCCGCGACATCCGCGTGGTCGCCGCCGACGGCGAGCCGGTCGCCGCGATGTACCGCTCCTCGGCGCACTGGATCACGAACGCGGCGAAGGGTGGCGAGGTCTCGGCCTGCACCGTCGACGACGAGATGCGCGACCTCGTCGCCCGCGCGAGCGAGGCCGTCGGCGGCGGCCTCCTCGGCGTCGACCTGATGGAGACGCCCGACGCCGACGAGCCCTACACCGTCCACGAGGTGAACGGGACCTGCGAGTTCAAGGCGCTCAACACCGTCGCCGAGCGGGACGTGCCCGGGGCCGCCGTCGACTGGCTGGAGACACGGGCGGGGGCCTGA